Proteins from a genomic interval of Ictalurus furcatus strain D&B chromosome 2, Billie_1.0, whole genome shotgun sequence:
- the copz2 gene encoding coatomer subunit zeta-2 isoform X2 encodes MDSVALGPSLYTVKAVFILDNDGNRLLSKYYDTELYPSMKEQKNFEKNVFNKTHKADNEIAFLEGMTIVYKSSIDLFFYVVGSAQENELMLMAVLNCLFESLNQILRKNVEKRSLLDNLDGAFLVVDEIIDGGVILESDPQQVVEKVNYRCVSEQAFGFVLIDYITGNMEGQAQTSQPF; translated from the exons ATGGACTCCGTGGCTCTG ggGCCTTCGTTGTACACCGTTAAGGCAGTCTTCATCTTGGATAATGACGGAAACCGACTTCTTTCAAAG TACTATGACACAGAGCTGTATCCCTCTATGAAGGAGCAGAAGAATTTCGAGAAGAACGTCTTCAACAAAACACATAAAGCAGACA ATGAAATAGCCTTCCTGGAGGGCATGACTATAGTGTACAAGAGCAGCATAGACCTGTTCTTCTATGTTGTGGGCAGTGCACAGGAGAATGAG CTGATGTTGATGGCAGTGTTGAATTGTCTGTTTGAGTCTCTCAATCAGATCTTGAG GAaaaatgtggagaaaagaaGTCTGCTGGATAATTTGGATGGAGCCTTTCTGGTGGTGGATGAGATCATTGATGGAGG GGTGATCCTGGAGAGCGACCCGCAACAGGTAGTCGAGAAGGTCAACTACAGG TGTGTGTCAGAGCAAGCTTTTGGCTTTGTCCTGATCGATTACATCACTGGTAACATGGAGGGCCAGGCACAGACGAGTCAACCTTTTTAA
- the copz2 gene encoding coatomer subunit zeta-2 isoform X3, with amino-acid sequence MDSVALGPSLYTVKAVFILDNDGNRLLSKYYDTELYPSMKEQKNFEKNVFNKTHKADNEIAFLEGMTIVYKSSIDLFFYVVGSAQENELMLMAVLNCLFESLNQILRKNVEKRSLLDNLDGAFLVVDEIIDGGVILESDPQQVVEKVNYRTDDNPLSEHSVAQVLQTAKEQIKWSILK; translated from the exons ATGGACTCCGTGGCTCTG ggGCCTTCGTTGTACACCGTTAAGGCAGTCTTCATCTTGGATAATGACGGAAACCGACTTCTTTCAAAG TACTATGACACAGAGCTGTATCCCTCTATGAAGGAGCAGAAGAATTTCGAGAAGAACGTCTTCAACAAAACACATAAAGCAGACA ATGAAATAGCCTTCCTGGAGGGCATGACTATAGTGTACAAGAGCAGCATAGACCTGTTCTTCTATGTTGTGGGCAGTGCACAGGAGAATGAG CTGATGTTGATGGCAGTGTTGAATTGTCTGTTTGAGTCTCTCAATCAGATCTTGAG GAaaaatgtggagaaaagaaGTCTGCTGGATAATTTGGATGGAGCCTTTCTGGTGGTGGATGAGATCATTGATGGAGG GGTGATCCTGGAGAGCGACCCGCAACAGGTAGTCGAGAAGGTCAACTACAGG ACTGATGACAACCCTCTATCAGAACACAGTGTGGCTCAG gTGTTACAGACTGCAAAGGAACAGATCAAGTGGTCAATACTGAAATAA
- the copz2 gene encoding coatomer subunit zeta-2 isoform X1, with protein MDSVALGPSLYTVKAVFILDNDGNRLLSKYYDTELYPSMKEQKNFEKNVFNKTHKADNEIAFLEGMTIVYKSSIDLFFYVVGSAQENELMLMAVLNCLFESLNQILRKNVEKRSLLDNLDGAFLVVDEIIDGGVILESDPQQVVEKVNYRTDDNPLSEHSVAQHITEKLAITTNVLQTAKEQIKWSILK; from the exons ATGGACTCCGTGGCTCTG ggGCCTTCGTTGTACACCGTTAAGGCAGTCTTCATCTTGGATAATGACGGAAACCGACTTCTTTCAAAG TACTATGACACAGAGCTGTATCCCTCTATGAAGGAGCAGAAGAATTTCGAGAAGAACGTCTTCAACAAAACACATAAAGCAGACA ATGAAATAGCCTTCCTGGAGGGCATGACTATAGTGTACAAGAGCAGCATAGACCTGTTCTTCTATGTTGTGGGCAGTGCACAGGAGAATGAG CTGATGTTGATGGCAGTGTTGAATTGTCTGTTTGAGTCTCTCAATCAGATCTTGAG GAaaaatgtggagaaaagaaGTCTGCTGGATAATTTGGATGGAGCCTTTCTGGTGGTGGATGAGATCATTGATGGAGG GGTGATCCTGGAGAGCGACCCGCAACAGGTAGTCGAGAAGGTCAACTACAGG ACTGATGACAACCCTCTATCAGAACACAGTGTGGCTCAG CATATCACTGAGAAACTGGCTATCACCACTAAT gTGTTACAGACTGCAAAGGAACAGATCAAGTGGTCAATACTGAAATAA
- the nfe2l1a gene encoding endoplasmic reticulum membrane sensor NFE2L1a, translated as MQPLKKYFTEGLIQVAIVLSLAGMHVDVDPYLPPPYNINIQSLDLTQTHSGNLQNSPEGYGLHMKSPDVAAFVPIPRLLHWVSSLQHLHIPTAQLEAWLVHSESDNSGMTIPSLTGSWEGGDELVDTEDSASLTMRMGGGGIGELAHDPVMDDGSLGVVTTLSRSQMDSEDIKEEADALWQQDPNQNVRYDQSLQGQNQYFSLLNEEDEDEFMMDSWRHSNPFHNLVTSIQGDVQFTGLQEDNSLSTDECLQLLEAGFPLGHDQYLADLDPVRADEDPLQHHRSLFSPLLPQHESVLDFEQQWQDVFAVLGPQDMSANELLDSSHLNDGGRARETGTLENPIQQNLSPHQPIFPRSSEISFATNAAISEDGCFSNQNDTSLNVSNSSNVDLNFNDPGIIDFLLSTTPDRSNIGIPSFSMEEPSQSSLFGPLLKESMLDENSTLDLTLENRSGQSEVFQKVEQTDSDSGLSLDYSQSPISPSRSESSSSSSSSSSMYSISGEGAVGYTHIKEEPMDEEGAVGGYTPEQNNMYYTHYLQSQYSPWLDHIGHDHTYNQPQCTNQRKPPKEHSEEPLEYKLQEEISTRDEKRARSMRIPFSTDHIINLPVEEFNELLAKHRLNEAQLALIRDIRRRGKNKVAAQNCRRRKLDILEDLECTVDSLRRHRARLLREKSEVLRSVRDLKRRLNNLYQEVRSRLREVERIPCSATDFTLQLDNDNHVSKPRRKSGKKQKDKE; from the exons ATGCAACCCCTGAAGAAGTACTTCACTGAAGGCCTAATTCAGGTGGCCATTGTCCTCAGTCTAGCTGGGATGCATGTAGATGTGGATCCTTACCTTCCTCCTCCATATAACATCAATATCCAAAGCCTAGATTTGACCCAGACCCATTCCGGCAACCTCCAGAACTCCCCAGAAGGATATGGTCTCCACATGAAGAGCCCAGATGTGGCGGCCTTTGTCCCAATTCCCAGGTTGTTGCACTGGGTTAGCTCTCTGCAGCACCTGCACATTCCAACAGCACAGCTCGAGGCCTGGCTGGTCCACAGCGAGTCTGACAACAGCGGGATGACTATACCTAGCTTAACTGGTTCCTGGGAAGGTGGTGATGAGCTGGTGGACACGGAGGACTCGGCAAGTTTGACCATGAGGATGGGAGGCGGAGGGATTGGAGAATTGGCACATGATCCAGTTATGGATGATGGAAGTTTGGGTGTGGTGACCACACTCTCAAGAAGTCAAATGGATAGTGAAGACATTAAAGAG GAAGCAGATGCACTATGGCAGCAAGACCCCAACCAAAATGTCCGCTACGATCAGTCACTTCAAGGACAAAATCAATACTTCAGCCTACTTAATGAAGAAGACGAGGATGAGTTCATGATGGACAGCTGGCGGCATTCAAACCCATTTCATAACCTGGTGACCAGCATACAAGGGGATGTTCAG TTCACAGGTTTACAGGAGGATAACTCATTGTCTACTGATGAATGTCTGCAATTACTGGAGGCTGGTTTCCCCTTAGGACATGATCAATAT TTGGCAGATCTTGATCCAGTGAGAGCTGATGAAGACCCACTGCAACACCACAGGTCTCTATTCTCCCCTCTGTTACCTCAACATGAGTCTGTGCTGGACTTCGAACAGCAATGGCAAGATGTTTTTGCTGTCTTGGGACCACAG GACATGAGTGCAAATGAGTTACTGGACAGTTCTCACCTCAATGATGGgggaagagcaagagagacaggaaCTTTGGAGAATCCCATACAGCAAAATCTAAGCCCTCATCAACCTATTTTTCCAAGATCCAGCGAGATCTCCTTTGCAACCAATGCAGCCATCAGTGAAGACGGCTGCTTTTCTAACCAGAACGATACTTCTTTGAATGTTTCAAACTCCTCTAATGTTGATTTGAATTTTAATGACCCTGGCATCATAGACTTTCTCCTTTCTACTACACCTGACCGCTCAAACATCGGTATACCTAGCTTCTCTATGGAGGAACCAAGCCAGTCGAGTCTTTTTGGTCCTCTATTGAAAGAATCCATGCTTGATGAGAACAGTACGCTGGATCTAACATTGGAGAACAGATCTGGCCAGTCAGAGGTATTCCAAAAAGTGGAACAAACAGACTCTGACTCTGGACTCTCTCTGGACTACAGCCAAAGCCCCATTTCCCCAAGTAGATCTGAATCCTCATCGTCCTCCAGCTCGTCATCATCGATGTACTCCATTTCTGGGGAAGGGGCTGTAGGATACACCCACATCAAAGAGGAGCCGATGGATGAAGAAGGAGCTGTTGGAGGTTATACTCCAGAACAAAACAATATGTACTACACACATTACCTGCAATCCCAATATTCACCCTGGCTTGATCATATAGGCCATGATCACACCTACAACCAACCCCAATGTACCAACCAAAGAAAGCCTCCCAAAGAGCACTCAGAAGAACCTCTGGAATATAAACTCCAAGAGGAGATATCTACCAGGGATGAGAAGCGAGCACGTTCCATGAGGATTCCATTTTCAACTGACCACATTATTAACTTGCCTGTTGAAGAGTTCAATGAGCTTCTTGCCAAGCACCGCTTAAATGAGGCTCAACTCGCACTTATTAGAGACATTCGCCGCAGAGGCAAGAACAAAGTCGCTGCGCAAAACTGTCGTCGCAGGAAACTGGATATCTTAGAGGATTTGGAATGTACCGTTGATAGTCTGCGGCGTCACCGTGCAAGACTGCTCAGGGAGAAATCGGAAGTTCTGCGCTCAGTTAGAGACTTGAAACGACGCCTTAACAACCTCTATCAAGAGGTGAGGAGTAGACTCAGGGAGGTGGAAAGGATTCCTTGCTCAGCCACGGATTTTACTCTGCAACTGGACAACGACAACCATGTTTCAAAACCCAGACGGAAGTCTGGCAAGAAGCAGAAAGACAAGGAGTGA